The Drosophila nasuta strain 15112-1781.00 chromosome 2R, ASM2355853v1, whole genome shotgun sequence genome segment GTCGAAGTTTCGAGAAAAGGAAAATGAGTGGCcaattggaaattggaaaacaaATAAGATTGTAACGAAAACATGCCAATAATATAACACTTTATACGAAttcattatttgtattttatttatatattaaggGGGGTTTTATACGATTAcgagtatttaattattttacttttttgttttgtttttttggtttttctttttttttttgctgtgctcCCGTAACCATACCATACACGTAAGTACACATacactatataatatatatatatatataagtttatatatatgtagttgtAGGTCGCATTCTTAATTGCTTttcacagaaagagagagagagatagaggtATCAAGGTACAAATGTATCttcaaaattacaaataaccttacaactaaaacaatatttttttttttagtgggGACTCTGAGTCGTTCATGCTACGCGACGatacgataacgataacgatcTGGATATATCTTCTATATATTGTAAAGttgtaattttattcaattgtaattgttgCGCCCTGCTTAAAAAGTGCAGACAGTAAAAGGTATCAAAATGAGCAttataaaactgaaaataaacgTTAGTTTAATCGTAATTGTAATCATGTATTTACAGCATTTGGTCAATCTCAATCCATGGATGGGTGGACAATGTAATCAGATtggaaaagaaatgaaagagaAACTCAAGATAACTATACACAGttgaattgttgtttgttatataaaaagaattacaATAAGCGGCGTGTACTATCAACAGATCGCACAACAAgcagccaaaaaaacaaaataaacaaataacgAGCCTGGGAACAGCATCTGTGCTGTAATCGATAGGTTGAGAGGTTATTTGGGGGGGTCTTTACAGGTCGATTATACAATATGGTGGGTATTATATGTggtaaatagtaaaatattcGCAACACCAGCGAAAGTCAAGCTACGCAGTTCATTGTGTATTGTTTTTTGGGTGTGTAATAACTACATTTATATAGAGCCTGAGAGCATGGTCAATCAATATTTGGCAACAACATCCATATACAAAGATATTTTACACAAAATAAGAAGAGCTCCTTTGCAACGCAATGATGtactttttatgtttttgtatgCAAAGTGTCAACAACAATCAAACGATAGCGTCAAAAAACACATTAAGAAAagtaacaacaatttttttggtttttttggggTTTCATTTGGCAAACTGCACAACAACAGCCTGAAGTAGGTAatgtaatacaaatatatgtgtTTTGTTATAGTTGGTGTCATGTAACAAGGCAAGAGTGTAACTAAAGTTTATAGATAGGTTTTGAGTATATGTtggttttatatatatagagtatatcTTTGTTTTCAGAGGGGTGagcgcaaaagtttttggaaGCCAGGGTGTTTGTTAGTTgggtttgttgtttttttttatcacagttgtgtatttttgttaacTATAATGtacagatatatgtatgtgtgtgtagatatTGAGAGCTTTGTATTCAGTCAGTAAAAAATCTGTCAGGttcacataaaaaaaagaatctcTGGTAATTTACTATCTTATGATGCCAACGTTAATGTGTTTTCAAATTATGCTATAGATAATATTTGGtactaaatttatttgcaattattgtttttggtattttgttgggagttttttggttttggcctACCGAATGAGCATAGCGAATTTCGGCTAATTCACAACAACATTGGTAACGGAGTATGGCACGAACGCTCTTTCTGCAAGATGTTTGTTTATATagaattaaatacatatttttatggcatgttaatacaaatatattagcaatattcattttggtttttttagcgttttttttttcatttagatTCATGTTAAGttagtaaatttttttttttttaattgtaaatacgTTACAAATAAAACACGAAGTATTTGGAAAATAGAGTTGCAATAACGtaaagaaaaaacataaatGATAATATCGAAAAATATCGTAAAAATGATTGAAAAACACGCACAAGTTGTACTCACTAAGAAAAATTAgcataatacataataatattgtagtattgtatatataacatttttattttgagcatttattatttgtaatgaaaaccaaaaaacaactGAAAACGAACACAAAAAGAGTAATAATGAGTAAAAAAGTCAAGTGGAAAGTACTTACCGTAGCAGACGTGTTATATAATCGGGCCAGTTTTCGGGGAACATGACGAGGAAAAAACCAATGGCAATCAGAATAACCCCGGCCAGTTTCATGCCCGCAAATGTCGCACTGTACAGGATGACGTCGAGTGCTAGatgaaatgaaaagcgaaATTACGATAAATTAAAGCGAGATCTTTGAACTCAAATACAGATCAACATACGAGTATGAACCAAATAATTTGacttaatattttatggcaACAAGCTCGCATGCAATCTAATGTTCGAGTCACGGCACGGCATCCAAAAATCCCTTTGGAGAGGTTTTTTGGACTACTTGTCGTATACGTACCGCCAGAAACGGGCACAGCGGTTATCAAACCCAATGTCACAAACATGTTGTAGGTAACGGCGGCGCTGAACTGCATTAGTACGTGGAAAACtgcaatgaaaattaattataacgATAAAAACTAAAGACGTATGGTAAGGGGGAATAGCGAAAAGTTTTCTTCTGAATTGAAAATGCAGACTGTCGACTGAAGTTGttattgtacatatatagtatataatgtATAAAGTTATAAAATCGTACCCAGAAGCAGCACGCTTGCTGCTAATAAAACGTTCCATGGTATGCTTTCCGACGACAGGTTCTCGGCTCCGGTGAGGTAAAGGGCCAGCACAACGGGCCACAGCAGCAGAGCATTGAGCAGACCGAGTGCGGTGAATGTGAACGCGATTTGGCCCACCGGCGGATCGCCCATCACCTTGCGGAACATAACCTAAATAGCAAAACAGGCAACAGCACGACATGAGCatatatagtagtagtaaCATATAGCCAAGACACGACACGAACTTACCCTAAACACGGCATAGCCGGCAGCAGCTAACGTGGCCAGAACAACGCCGCCCAATGTGCGACTCTCCGTAATGCCATCCATATAGGCCAACAGTGCGATGCCCGTGTCGCACAGGATAACAGCCACAAtctatatatttgtatatatatttttaagaagTGGAAACATCAGCTGATGTTCTTGATTCTCACCCGCACTCCAACGAATTGCTCATGCAGTATGACCCAGGAGAGCAGATAGACGCAGGCAACATTTGTGGCAAACAACGCCAATGCATCTGTGGCAAAGAGTACATGCAGCGACAGTGTATACAGATACGTAGTCACCAGCCACAGGATGCAAAAGGATAGGCAGCGATTGAGGAAGCGACCTGCAACGAAagtagcaaacaaaacaattgcaacatATTGACCCACTTAACAAAAAAAGGGGAGGAAGTTAGCTTATACTAAAGTGTGCTCGATAGTGAGATGCACTTTGCAAATgtgtacaaaaaatataaaagtacgACTGAAGAACACTATTCGTACAgtagaatttcatttaaataaatacataaataatgaatgaaaaagtatttatcatatatataagtttgccattgtaaaaaaaagtacTTTGAATTGTACTTTTGTCACTGCTTTAAAAAACGATGCAAAAAATGATCtgtaaaaatgcatttaagaTATAAATTCTATATGCATACTTATAACTAAAAACGTATTCCTCTTATGAATAAGTTTACCATGatacatttacatacacaGCTTGTACTCTAGAATTTCCTTtcaacatataaataatataatttagaaCTAAAAAAGTATTCATCTTATGAATTAGTAGATTTGTAATCAAATTTTCGGCAAATTACTtaaattgacatttttatcATTTGTAGAACACAATCTTTATCTTCACCCTCAAATGacaattcaaatttgattttaaaaaaaacgactgtaaaaattctaaaattacTTTAGACTATGTGTAAAAGTAAAATGTGTTGTCCTCAAACTTAAAAGCTATAGCTTTTGTAGTCTTTGAGATATAGATAGAGAGATATGACTTTTATTTCGAGTTTATATATCTTCTTGCCAATTTCTTCTCTTGCCACTTAATGAATATACCCTTCATTCCCACCAATTTCTTCTcaaatttcagtttttctttACTCACCTATGGTAAAACCACGCTCGCGAAATCCCCGAAGAACATCGGCCAGAATCTCGCTGAGCTTATCGCACTTCCGCGCAGATATCAGGCCCAGTATATAGATGGGAAAGAAGAGCAGTGAGAAGTTGGTAAAGAACCAGGCGGCAAAGAACGGAGCACTAAAGTAGACGGGCTGTCGCGGTGGTATGTTGAACATCTCGGTGGCGTCTTCGACATGATGCAGCGATGAATCGCTTATGGCCAGTATGTCCTCCAGTTCGGTGCTCAGTTCAGCGCGACTCGACGATGTGTCCAGATCATCGTCCAGCTCATCGTCGTAGGGTGCACGATACAGATACATGTACTTGATGCAGTGTGTGGCGCCCACCCACGAGGCAGTTACCAAAATGGTGACGCAGACGCCAAAGTACATCTGTTCGAAAAGAAGAAAGGAATATAGATTTACGACCACATATGTATAGATGAAACaagcatttttaatatatttaaaagttataGAATTAACTTATAGAATTTAaagaaactattttaaatattaatccCAAATATCTTAGTAACCtagtaattatatttaagagCAATCCAGCAATCTCgtaattatatttaagcaCAATCCAAACAATCTTAGTTacatttactatttactaaattcaagcaaacatttttaaacgaaaaatactttttcaaTTACAGCTTACATTTTGAGTTTCTTTTTGTTGAATCCAGAGAATTTTAGTAtcttttttagtttattaaattttaaaacaatgtCCCTAATTTTTTATGAAACTCTTTTTAATACCAATTGCAGCA includes the following:
- the LOC132785738 gene encoding solute carrier family 35 member F3 isoform X13 → MTRDGEIPAIFNPKRVRTPSVVVTGDSSSNGPYNNNNTSGGGGGPTTVVGNNGTTGGGGAGGGGGGGGGGGIASSSSVGGIGCGFSNVLTSSNPQITHQDSISSSQQDPNEVITIQADTPTGTHGSQHNFGIGGVGGGVGGGDSSDTQTATHLAIDHPPNGQAGEDGEVRFRKLKACQESCCSELAKKMYFGVCVTILVTASWVGATHCIKYMYLYRAPYDDELDDDLDTSSSRAELSTELEDILAISDSSLHHVEDATEMFNIPPRQPVYFSAPFFAAWFFTNFSLLFFPIYILGLISARKCDKLSEILADVLRGFRERGFTIGRFLNRCLSFCILWLVTTYLYTLSLHVLFATDALALFATNVACVYLLSWVILHEQFVGVRIVAVILCDTGIALLAYMDGITESRTLGGVVLATLAAAGYAVFRVMFRKVMGDPPVGQIAFTFTALGLLNALLLWPVVLALYLTGAENLSSESIPWNVLLAASVLLLVFHVLMQFSAAVTYNMFVTLGLITAVPVSGALDVILYSATFAGMKLAGVILIAIGFFLVMFPENWPDYITRLLRFIMLILIPFTVCTF
- the LOC132785738 gene encoding uncharacterized protein LOC132785738 isoform X4 — encoded protein: MTRDGEIPAIFNPKRVRTPSVVVTGDSSSNGPYNNNNTSGGGGGPTTVVGNNGTTGGGGAGGGGGGGGGGGIASSSSVGGIGCGFSNVLTSSNPQITHQDSISSSQQDPNEVITIQADTPTGTHGSQHNFGIGGVGGGVGGGDSSDTQTATHLAIDHPPNGQAGEDGEVRFRKLKACQESCCSELAKKMYFGVCVTILVTASWVGATHCIKYMYLYRAPYDDELDDDLDTSSSRAELSTELEDILAISDSSLHHVEDATEMFNIPPRQPVYFSAPFFAAWFFTNFSLLFFPIYILGLISARKCDKLSEILADVLRGFRERGFTIGRFLNRCLSFCILWLVTTYLYTLSLHVLFATDALALFATNVACVYLLSWVILHEQFVGVRIVAVILCDTGIALLAYMDGITESRTLGGVVLATLAAAGYAVFRVMFRKVMGDPPVGQIAFTFTALGLLNALLLWPVVLALYLTGAENLSSESIPWNVLLAASVLLLVFHVLMQFSAAVTYNMFVTLGLITAVPVSGALDVILYSATFAGMKLAGVILIAIGFFLVMFPENWPDYITRLLRKSVRAILRYQCCCELAEIRYAHSIDQMLSIIMLGHNARSQHIYASHYKHKRKYYAVNTNSYVV
- the LOC132785738 gene encoding uncharacterized protein LOC132785738 isoform X3, which encodes MTRDGEIPAIFNPKRVRTPSVVVTGDSSSNGPYNNNNTSGGGGGPTTVVGNNGTTGGGGAGGGGGGGGGGGIASSSSVGGIGCGFSNVLTSSNPQITHQDSISSSQQDPNEVITIQADTPTGTHGSQHNFGIGGVGGGVGGGDSSDTQTATHLAIDHPPNGQAGEDGEVRFRKLKACQESCCSELAKKMYFGVCVTILVTASWVGATHCIKYMYLYRAPYDDELDDDLDTSSSRAELSTELEDILAISDSSLHHVEDATEMFNIPPRQPVYFSAPFFAAWFFTNFSLLFFPIYILGLISARKCDKLSEILADVLRGFRERGFTIGRFLNRCLSFCILWLVTTYLYTLSLHVLFATDALALFATNVACVYLLSWVILHEQFVGVRIVAVILCDTGIALLAYMDGITESRTLGGVVLATLAAAGYAVFRVMFRKVMGDPPVGQIAFTFTALGLLNALLLWPVVLALYLTGAENLSSESIPWNVLLAASVLLLVFHVLMQFSAAVTYNMFVTLGLITAVPVSGALDVILYSATFAGMKLAGVILIAIGFFLVMFPENWPDYITRLLRKSVRAILRYQCCCELAEIRYAHSIDQMLSIIMLGHNARWGRGPRSGTSTGQHPTIIDYRTGYIRSHLRSPSGRVR
- the LOC132785738 gene encoding uncharacterized protein LOC132785738 isoform X10 — protein: MTRDGEIPAIFNPKRVRTPSVVVTGDSSSNGPYNNNNTSGGGGGPTTVVGNNGTTGGGGAGGGGGGGGGGGIASSSSVGGIGCGFSNVLTSSNPQITHQDSISSSQQDPNEVITIQADTPTGTHGSQHNFGIGGVGGGVGGGDSSDTQTATHLAIDHPPNGQAGEDGEVRFRKLKACQESCCSELAKKMYFGVCVTILVTASWVGATHCIKYMYLYRAPYDDELDDDLDTSSSRAELSTELEDILAISDSSLHHVEDATEMFNIPPRQPVYFSAPFFAAWFFTNFSLLFFPIYILGLISARKCDKLSEILADVLRGFRERGFTIGRFLNRCLSFCILWLVTTYLYTLSLHVLFATDALALFATNVACVYLLSWVILHEQFVGVRIVAVILCDTGIALLAYMDGITESRTLGGVVLATLAAAGYAVFRVMFRKVMGDPPVGQIAFTFTALGLLNALLLWPVVLALYLTGAENLSSESIPWNVLLAASVLLLVFHVLMQFSAAVTYNMFVTLGLITAVPVSGALDVILYSATFAGMKLAGVILIAIGFFLVMFPENWPDYITRLLRKSVRAILRYQCCCELAEIRYAHSKHHNAGSQCETR
- the LOC132785738 gene encoding uncharacterized protein LOC132785738 isoform X11, whose protein sequence is MTRDGEIPAIFNPKRVRTPSVVVTGDSSSNGPYNNNNTSGGGGGPTTVVGNNGTTGGGGAGGGGGGGGGGGIASSSSVGGIGCGFSNVLTSSNPQITHQDSISSSQQDPNEVITIQADTPTGTHGSQHNFGIGGVGGGVGGGDSSDTQTATHLAIDHPPNGQAGEDGEVRFRKLKACQESCCSELAKKMYFGVCVTILVTASWVGATHCIKYMYLYRAPYDDELDDDLDTSSSRAELSTELEDILAISDSSLHHVEDATEMFNIPPRQPVYFSAPFFAAWFFTNFSLLFFPIYILGLISARKCDKLSEILADVLRGFRERGFTIGRFLNRCLSFCILWLVTTYLYTLSLHVLFATDALALFATNVACVYLLSWVILHEQFVGVRIVAVILCDTGIALLAYMDGITESRTLGGVVLATLAAAGYAVFRVMFRKVMGDPPVGQIAFTFTALGLLNALLLWPVVLALYLTGAENLSSESIPWNVLLAASVLLLVFHVLMQFSAAVTYNMFVTLGLITAVPVSGALDVILYSATFAGMKLAGVILIAIGFFLVMFPENWPDYITRLLRKSVRAILRYQCCCELAEIRYAHSKHHNAGSQCER
- the LOC132785738 gene encoding uncharacterized protein LOC132785738 isoform X2, yielding MTRDGEIPAIFNPKRVRTPSVVVTGDSSSNGPYNNNNTSGGGGGPTTVVGNNGTTGGGGAGGGGGGGGGGGIASSSSVGGIGCGFSNVLTSSNPQITHQDSISSSQQDPNEVITIQADTPTGTHGSQHNFGIGGVGGGVGGGDSSDTQTATHLAIDHPPNGQAGEDGEVRFRKLKACQESCCSELAKKMYFGVCVTILVTASWVGATHCIKYMYLYRAPYDDELDDDLDTSSSRAELSTELEDILAISDSSLHHVEDATEMFNIPPRQPVYFSAPFFAAWFFTNFSLLFFPIYILGLISARKCDKLSEILADVLRGFRERGFTIGRFLNRCLSFCILWLVTTYLYTLSLHVLFATDALALFATNVACVYLLSWVILHEQFVGVRIVAVILCDTGIALLAYMDGITESRTLGGVVLATLAAAGYAVFRVMFRKVMGDPPVGQIAFTFTALGLLNALLLWPVVLALYLTGAENLSSESIPWNVLLAASVLLLVFHVLMQFSAAVTYNMFVTLGLITAVPVSGALDVILYSATFAGMKLAGVILIAIGFFLVMFPENWPDYITRLLRKSVRAILRYQCCCELAEIRYAHSMGSRPSERYFNRSASHHYRLSDGIHKVPSSFTLWPCEMTDLSPTTTGFLHGGNTNANAHHQHPPHHHSQHHLQQLFQQRHHSHHQSQQQQQQNLQRQHSHTSLTMIHRQSSSHSVHGHGSRRGSGGIRAPPSGTGRLFSYFGNEHEHEHERKKSETSFFNLGFRRKSTVVYYAPTE
- the LOC132785738 gene encoding uncharacterized protein LOC132785738 isoform X1; this encodes MTRDGEIPAIFNPKRVRTPSVVVTGDSSSNGPYNNNNTSGGGGGPTTVVGNNGTTGGGGAGGGGGGGGGGGIASSSSVGGIGCGFSNVLTSSNPQITHQDSISSSQQDPNEVITIQADTPTGTHGSQHNFGIGGVGGGVGGGDSSDTQTATHLAIDHPPNGQAGEDGEVRFRKLKACQESCCSELAKKMYFGVCVTILVTASWVGATHCIKYMYLYRAPYDDELDDDLDTSSSRAELSTELEDILAISDSSLHHVEDATEMFNIPPRQPVYFSAPFFAAWFFTNFSLLFFPIYILGLISARKCDKLSEILADVLRGFRERGFTIGRFLNRCLSFCILWLVTTYLYTLSLHVLFATDALALFATNVACVYLLSWVILHEQFVGVRIVAVILCDTGIALLAYMDGITESRTLGGVVLATLAAAGYAVFRVMFRKVMGDPPVGQIAFTFTALGLLNALLLWPVVLALYLTGAENLSSESIPWNVLLAASVLLLVFHVLMQFSAAVTYNMFVTLGLITAVPVSGALDVILYSATFAGMKLAGVILIAIGFFLVMFPENWPDYITRLLRKSVRAILRYQCCCELAEIRYAHSKHHNAGSQCEMGSRPSERYFNRSASHHYRLSDGIHKVPSSFTLWPCEMTDLSPTTTGFLHGGNTNANAHHQHPPHHHSQHHLQQLFQQRHHSHHQSQQQQQQNLQRQHSHTSLTMIHRQSSSHSVHGHGSRRGSGGIRAPPSGTGRLFSYFGNEHEHEHERKKSETSFFNLGFRRKSTVVYYAPTE
- the LOC132785738 gene encoding uncharacterized protein LOC132785738 isoform X7; protein product: MTRDGEIPAIFNPKRVRTPSVVVTGDSSSNGPYNNNNTSGGGGGPTTVVGNNGTTGGGGAGGGGGGGGGGGIASSSSVGGIGCGFSNVLTSSNPQITHQDSISSSQQDPNEVITIQADTPTGTHGSQHNFGIGGVGGGVGGGDSSDTQTATHLAIDHPPNGQAGEDGEVRFRKLKACQESCCSELAKKMYFGVCVTILVTASWVGATHCIKYMYLYRAPYDDELDDDLDTSSSRAELSTELEDILAISDSSLHHVEDATEMFNIPPRQPVYFSAPFFAAWFFTNFSLLFFPIYILGLISARKCDKLSEILADVLRGFRERGFTIGRFLNRCLSFCILWLVTTYLYTLSLHVLFATDALALFATNVACVYLLSWVILHEQFVGVRIVAVILCDTGIALLAYMDGITESRTLGGVVLATLAAAGYAVFRVMFRKVMGDPPVGQIAFTFTALGLLNALLLWPVVLALYLTGAENLSSESIPWNVLLAASVLLLVFHVLMQFSAAVTYNMFVTLGLITAVPVSGALDVILYSATFAGMKLAGVILIAIGFFLVMFPENWPDYITRLLRKSVRAILRYQCCCELAEIRYAHSKHHNAGSQCEIAAYLCVPL
- the LOC132785738 gene encoding uncharacterized protein LOC132785738 isoform X8; protein product: MTRDGEIPAIFNPKRVRTPSVVVTGDSSSNGPYNNNNTSGGGGGPTTVVGNNGTTGGGGAGGGGGGGGGGGIASSSSVGGIGCGFSNVLTSSNPQITHQDSISSSQQDPNEVITIQADTPTGTHGSQHNFGIGGVGGGVGGGDSSDTQTATHLAIDHPPNGQAGEDGEVRFRKLKACQESCCSELAKKMYFGVCVTILVTASWVGATHCIKYMYLYRAPYDDELDDDLDTSSSRAELSTELEDILAISDSSLHHVEDATEMFNIPPRQPVYFSAPFFAAWFFTNFSLLFFPIYILGLISARKCDKLSEILADVLRGFRERGFTIGRFLNRCLSFCILWLVTTYLYTLSLHVLFATDALALFATNVACVYLLSWVILHEQFVGVRIVAVILCDTGIALLAYMDGITESRTLGGVVLATLAAAGYAVFRVMFRKVMGDPPVGQIAFTFTALGLLNALLLWPVVLALYLTGAENLSSESIPWNVLLAASVLLLVFHVLMQFSAAVTYNMFVTLGLITAVPVSGALDVILYSATFAGMKLAGVILIAIGFFLVMFPENWPDYITRLLRWGRGPRSGTSTGQHPTIIDYRTGYIRSHLRSPSGRVR
- the LOC132785738 gene encoding uncharacterized protein LOC132785738 isoform X6, which produces MTRDGEIPAIFNPKRVRTPSVVVTGDSSSNGPYNNNNTSGGGGGPTTVVGNNGTTGGGGAGGGGGGGGGGGIASSSSVGGIGCGFSNVLTSSNPQITHQDSISSSQQDPNEVITIQADTPTGTHGSQHNFGIGGVGGGVGGGDSSDTQTATHLAIDHPPNGQAGEDGEVRFRKLKACQESCCSELAKKMYFGVCVTILVTASWVGATHCIKYMYLYRAPYDDELDDDLDTSSSRAELSTELEDILAISDSSLHHVEDATEMFNIPPRQPVYFSAPFFAAWFFTNFSLLFFPIYILGLISARKCDKLSEILADVLRGFRERGFTIGRFLNRCLSFCILWLVTTYLYTLSLHVLFATDALALFATNVACVYLLSWVILHEQFVGVRIVAVILCDTGIALLAYMDGITESRTLGGVVLATLAAAGYAVFRVMFRKVMGDPPVGQIAFTFTALGLLNALLLWPVVLALYLTGAENLSSESIPWNVLLAASVLLLVFHVLMQFSAAVTYNMFVTLGLITAVPVSGALDVILYSATFAGMKLAGVILIAIGFFLVMFPENWPDYITRLLRSIIMLGHNARWGRGPRSGTSTGQHPTIIDYRTGYIRSHLRSPSGRVR
- the LOC132785738 gene encoding solute carrier family 35 member F4 isoform X5; this translates as MTRDGEIPAIFNPKRVRTPSVVVTGDSSSNGPYNNNNTSGGGGGPTTVVGNNGTTGGGGAGGGGGGGGGGGIASSSSVGGIGCGFSNVLTSSNPQITHQDSISSSQQDPNEVITIQADTPTGTHGSQHNFGIGGVGGGVGGGDSSDTQTATHLAIDHPPNGQAGEDGEVRFRKLKACQESCCSELAKKMYFGVCVTILVTASWVGATHCIKYMYLYRAPYDDELDDDLDTSSSRAELSTELEDILAISDSSLHHVEDATEMFNIPPRQPVYFSAPFFAAWFFTNFSLLFFPIYILGLISARKCDKLSEILADVLRGFRERGFTIGRFLNRCLSFCILWLVTTYLYTLSLHVLFATDALALFATNVACVYLLSWVILHEQFVGVRIVAVILCDTGIALLAYMDGITESRTLGGVVLATLAAAGYAVFRVMFRKVMGDPPVGQIAFTFTALGLLNALLLWPVVLALYLTGAENLSSESIPWNVLLAASVLLLVFHVLMQFSAAVTYNMFVTLGLITAVPVSGALDVILYSATFAGMKLAGVILIAIGFFLVMFPENWPDYITRLLRSIIMLGHNARRDNLFNIHKWGRGPRSGTSTGQHPTIIDYRTGYIRSHLRSPSGRVR
- the LOC132785738 gene encoding uncharacterized protein LOC132785738 isoform X9 encodes the protein MTRDGEIPAIFNPKRVRTPSVVVTGDSSSNGPYNNNNTSGGGGGPTTVVGNNGTTGGGGAGGGGGGGGGGGIASSSSVGGIGCGFSNVLTSSNPQITHQDSISSSQQDPNEVITIQADTPTGTHGSQHNFGIGGVGGGVGGGDSSDTQTATHLAIDHPPNGQAGEDGEVRFRKLKACQESCCSELAKKMYFGVCVTILVTASWVGATHCIKYMYLYRAPYDDELDDDLDTSSSRAELSTELEDILAISDSSLHHVEDATEMFNIPPRQPVYFSAPFFAAWFFTNFSLLFFPIYILGLISARKCDKLSEILADVLRGFRERGFTIGRFLNRCLSFCILWLVTTYLYTLSLHVLFATDALALFATNVACVYLLSWVILHEQFVGVRIVAVILCDTGIALLAYMDGITESRTLGGVVLATLAAAGYAVFRVMFRKVMGDPPVGQIAFTFTALGLLNALLLWPVVLALYLTGAENLSSESIPWNVLLAASVLLLVFHVLMQFSAAVTYNMFVTLGLITAVPVSGALDVILYSATFAGMKLAGVILIAIGFFLVMFPENWPDYITRLLRSIIMLGHNARSQHIYASHYKHKRKYYAVNTNSYVV
- the LOC132785738 gene encoding uncharacterized protein LOC132785738 isoform X12, which gives rise to MTRDGEIPAIFNPKRVRTPSVVVTGDSSSNGPYNNNNTSGGGGGPTTVVGNNGTTGGGGAGGGGGGGGGGGIASSSSVGGIGCGFSNVLTSSNPQITHQDSISSSQQDPNEVITIQADTPTGTHGSQHNFGIGGVGGGVGGGDSSDTQTATHLAIDHPPNGQAGEDGEVRFRKLKACQESCCSELAKKMYFGVCVTILVTASWVGATHCIKYMYLYRAPYDDELDDDLDTSSSRAELSTELEDILAISDSSLHHVEDATEMFNIPPRQPVYFSAPFFAAWFFTNFSLLFFPIYILGLISARKCDKLSEILADVLRGFRERGFTIGRFLNRCLSFCILWLVTTYLYTLSLHVLFATDALALFATNVACVYLLSWVILHEQFVGVRIVAVILCDTGIALLAYMDGITESRTLGGVVLATLAAAGYAVFRVMFRKVMGDPPVGQIAFTFTALGLLNALLLWPVVLALYLTGAENLSSESIPWNVLLAASVLLLVFHVLMQFSAAVTYNMFVTLGLITAVPVSGALDVILYSATFAGMKLAGVILIAIGFFLVMFPENWPDYITRLLRSQHIYASHYKHKRKYYAVNTNSYVV